ACGATCAACGCGCACGCGACAAGCACGATCGCAGGTGATCTTTCGGAGACGCTGGCGATTAAGCGTCTGCTTGGCAAAGCGGCCTACAATGTGCCGATCAGCGCCAATAAATCGATGATCGGGCACATGCTCGGTGCCGCCGGCGGTGTTGAAGCCGTTGCACTTATCAAGACGCTGCAAGACAGTTTGATCCCGCCAACCATCAATCTCGAGAACCCGGATCCCCAATGTGATCTGGATTATGTCCCTCTCATTGCGCGAAAAGTGGAGCTGCGCTACGGCTTGTCCAGTTCGTTCGGATTCGGCGGGCACAATGCCGTACTTATTTTCAAAAAATACAACTAATCCTTTCCAATTAATTTCTCATAAACAATTGTAATTACTAAAGTAAACTGTTACTATTAGATTGTTTACTAATGTTTACTTTTGTTTGTGAGGGTGAGAATTCATGTATTTTTACGATAAATTAAGAGATATGCGGAAATTGAAAGGCTTCACCATTCGCGAATTGGCTGATCGCTCGGGCGTTTCTGCGGCCTATATTTCTCAATTAGAGAATGGCAATCGGGGGATTCCCTCACCGGAAGTGTTGATGAAGCTTTCCGAAGGGCTCAATACCTCATATTCCGAGCTTATGGATATCGCAGGTTATCTTGAATCATCGCCATCCGAAGCAAACTTCCAAAGCAACCCCGTTAATTTACGTCGGTTTCTCCGTGAAAATGAGCTCATGTTCGATGGGTTTCTTCTTACACCTGAAGACAAAGAATGGGTCGAGCGGATGCTGACCGTCCTTTTCTGGAAGGAACGCCAAGCCGAGAAAAATGATGCACAATGAAGCGGACATTGCTTGGGCTCAAGAGATAGCCCCACAATAAGAATCCCTATGGACTCTTATTCCGCTTAGAACACTTGTTCCGGCGTAGTTAGCAGTCTCCAAGGACTCTTATTTGTTCAAATAGCCGGAAATTCCCGGTTGAAGTGACTAATAACAGCCCCTGGAGGCTCTTATTCCGCTCAAAATCTCGATTGCCGCGCAGATAGCAGTCTCCAAAGACTCTTATTCAACCACGCAGAGAGCCTTGACGGATAACGCAAAAAGATTGCCTGCTTCCCAGCCATCTTGGCTAGGTGCTGGCAATCTTTTCGTGTTGTGACGAAGTCTCACAGAGCTTCCTTCGCACTGTAACGCTGTTTGTCAAACTTCGCGCCACTATCCCCGCCGCTCAGAAGCCCTTTCCTACTTAATGGGATAGTCAATCACAATCACATTATCAAGCAGCCCGGCCAGCGATTGGACAAACTGCTGATGTTCAGGATGCGGTCCATACTGCTGGAGCGCTTCTTGATTCTCAAACGTCACTCGAAGCCCAGTGTATAGCCCTGGATATTGTCAACTTCTTCTGTCACGTTCACGCCAGCAGTAATTTCGACGATACCGGGGATCAGGTTTTTAAAAGATAACAAGGTTTCGATGAGTGCCTGCTCTTTCTCTGCATCCAATTTCTGCTTGAATTTAAAAGAAACTAAATGATCATACATATGCTCATGCTCCTCTTTGATTAGTTTTAGAAATCCAGACGGCGATCTCTTCTTACTCATTGTTGGGGTTATTACAGAGTCCCCTTCTATTTTAGCATACTTTATTTGCCAAATTAAAAGCCGATCGCTATACTTATACATAGATATACGATGCATAGATAATCTACACACAAAGAAAGGAGCCTGTGATGAAAATCAGCAAGGAGCTTATGAAGGGCAGCACGGTCATTCTGATTCTTACACTTTTGAACCGCAAAGATATGTATGGTTACGAAATGACCAAAGAGATGGAAGCGAATTCCGATGGCGTTTTCACCTTGAAGGAAGGGACACTTTACCCAATTCTGCACACCCTTGAATCCGACAAATGGGTGGAAGCTTACTGGGAGGAGAAGGATGGCCGCAAACGCAAATATTACCGAATTACCTCCAACGGCAAGGCCGAACTCGGCCTCAAAAAGCAGGAATGGCAGTTGTTTCGCAGAACAGTAGATCGTGTTCTCGGGGAGGGTGGCAGCGTATGAAGCTATATCGGCAACATGAAGATATCCGCGAATTTATGAAACAGGTCATCTCCCATATTCAATCCAAGGAAGTTCATCATGAAGTGCGTATGGAGCTAGAGAGTCATCTCGAAGATATCATCACGGAGAAAATGGAGCGAGGCGTTGAGCTTACGGCTGCCATTCAAGAAGCAATTAGCCAAATGGGTGCTCCCGACATTATCGGCGCGCAATTTCATCAGGTCCACCGACCTCGAACGGATTGGAAGCTGCTTGCTTTAATAGCTGCTTTTATGATGTTTGGGCTTGTCGCCATTTTTGCTGCCCAAGCTTCCAATGGTTTTTCTGCCATTGGCATCAAGCAAGTCGTTTATGTCTGTGTTGGCGGTCTTCTCATGCTCGCGATAAGCTTTGGCAATTACACGAAACTGGCCAAATATTCCTGGACTTTGTACTTCGTTACCTTGTTCATGCTGATATTTGCTATCGTTGTCGGCACAAAAATAAATGGTTCAAGTGGTTACTTATCATTCGGAAGGGTTGGAATCAACTTCATCTCACTCACTCCTTACCTGTTTCTGCTGTCGCTGGCTGGGATATGGACGAGCTCACCTGCCCGTGTGAATACTAACTCTCGGATCAGCCCGCTCGCTTGGTCGGCTTGGTCCAACTTAGGAACTGTTCTGCTGCCAAGCATCCTAATCTTGAAATCACATTCGGTCACTGATTTTGTTTTGTTATTTAGCGGAAGTATGATGATGCTGATCGTCTTAAAGAAAACTAGAAAAATTATCATTACACACCTTAGTTTGTTGCTTGGGGCCATTCTTTTCATCCTTCTAAAAGAAACCTATCTCTCCCGCTGGACCGCTTTCTTAAATCCCTATGAAGATCCGCAAGGCTTAAATTATGTGCTCACCCAATCCAAAAAAACTATCACATCTGGCGGCTGGTGGGGGCAAGGCTTCGGTACTCCGCTGGCAACGCTGCCAGAAATTCATTCCAACATGATGTTTCCTTTTCTCATTTATTGCTTTGGCTGGATAGCTGGCCTGCTCATGCTCATGATGGTCATTCTATTTGTTTTCCATGCCTTGCAGCTCAGCAGCAAAATTCAAGATGCCTACGGGAAAGCAATGCTATCGGGGATTCTTACCTTGTTTGTTATTCAGTTTATTTGGCCTATGCTGATGGCCCTTGGTTGGGCTCCGTTAACGTCTTTCACGCTGCCCTTTGTCAGCTATGGGGGCACGCTCGTCATTTTCCAATTTGCAGCGATTGGCTTAATTCTTAATGTGTATAGGCGGAAAGATATGATTCCCTCTTATGCAAAAATAAAATAAAAAACCTAGCCTGCGGCTAGGTCTTCAAGTCAATGTACCTTCGCAAGTCTCCTTACGAACTCAATACCCTTTATTCGGCCAAAATCGCTCATTCTGAAAATCTAATGAATTCTAGATGCGCTAATGCTAGCAATTGATAACCATTCCGCCAATAAAGTGCCGGATAACGCCAATCCAGTTCATTACATCTCCAAAGTAGCCATTTTCTCGTCGATAAGCATCCTACAGTTCATTAGATGCCACACAAAACCGAAAACCTCCAAAGCAAAAAGGTCTGCGGTTGACGTCAACTAAAAAAGGAGAACCTCTTAAATCCACCAATGACTTATACTTTCTATTATTATATAAGAAAAGAGGCTTTGCCGCCCTAAGAGATGAGCGGCTTCATAACGGTTTTCAACAATATAGCGGATCCTAGTTCCCTTTGTTGTGCTTACAATGACAGGAAGCGTCGTTTGAAAAGGAACTATGATCCGCTAAATGGTGGGAATTGGGGTAAACGTAGCATGAAAGGGAACTGAGATCCGCTATTTAAGCGGAACCTGCTGATCCCAACCGGAAAATGGTGAAATAGCGGATCGTAGTTCCCTCTGCAATGGAATACAGCGGTTTTCAGAATGATAGCGCCCTGTAGTTCCCTCAAACTCGCTATCATGACACATTTTGCTATCATCGGGACTTGACGTCCCCTTATATCCGCGCGATTGCAAAGCTAGTGGATTTCATTCTGCCAAATAGCTTGTTTATACATCAAACAGCAGCAATTTGGACAAATAAGCACTTTCAGCTACCCTAATGCGAAGCCGCATACTCTTCCATTTCAGAAGCAGGATCAAACTTTTCTTTACTCATAGCAAACGCAGCTATAAGCGCAATAACCGATGGGATAATCGCCCAAGCAAAGGTCTGAACGATCGATGAGGAAAGGGCCTCAGTAATTTTGTCCAGCACCTCCGTTGGAATTAACCCCCTCGTTTCCGGCGTCAAAATTTTACGGGGATCACCCAAATCTACCCCTACCGGCATTTGCCCGCCACTGCCAAACATGGAAGCTAGTTTACTGGAGAATACATGACTTTGAATGATGCCGAATACCGTAATTCCCAGCGCCATGCCGAGCGAGCGCATGAAGTTGAGCGTCGAACTTGCTGAGCCGCGCTGCCTTGCCGTGAAACCATGAATCGCCGCATTGCTTAACACGGAGAATGAGGCGCCGATGCCAAGTCCGACCATAATCATGAAGATGGTGACGATGAAACGCGAGGAACCGGTCGTTAGCGTCGTCAGCAGCGCAATCCCGATAACAAGCAGCGCCAGAGTCGGAATCATAATGGAGCGATATTTGAACTTAGTAAGCATAGAACCGCCTCCCGCGGCGGTAACAACGGAACCGAGCATCATCGGAAGCAGAACGAGCCCCGAATTCGTTGCCGAGCCGCCGAGAACACCTTGGATGAAGATCGGAATATAGATAGAGGCCGTAATAAACGCTGCCCCGGCAAACATCCCCATTAGATTACTTGTAGCATAGAGCCGATTTTTGAACATTCCAAAAGTAATGATAGGTTCTTCCGCACGACGTTCGATGAAAATAAAGGCAATGACCAGCACAGCAAAAGCTGCGAATAAACCTAAGATGGTGCTAGAATCCCAAGCATATTGTTTGCCGCCAAGCTCAAGAGCAAACATCAGACACACGATGGAAGCTACTAAGGTAAATGCGCCAAGGTAGTCAATTTTTTGTTTGGAATGCTGAACAGATTCTTTGTAAAAGAAAGCAATCATGACGAATGCAATCACGCCTAGCGGTAAATTGATATAGAAAATCCAAGACCAGTGAATATAATCGGTAATATAAGCCCCAAGGAGAGGTCCAAAAATACTCGATAAACCAAACACCGCACCGAATAAGCCGCCCATCTTGCCGCGTTTATCCGCAGGAACAACATCGAACATAATCGTGAAGGCGATAGGCATAAGCGCACCGCCGCCAATCCCCTGAATCGCGCGATAAATACTCAGTTGAACGATAGACTCTGCAGTCCCGCACAAGGCAGAACCGATCATGAATACGAGAATACCGAAGACAAAGAAACGCTTACGGCCATACATATCAGATAATTTACCGAAAATCGGCATGCCGGCCATCTCTGCCACCAAATAAGCTGATGTCACCCACATTAATTTGTCAAATCCGCCTAGGTCTCCAACGATCGTACCAATTGCTGTGGCTACAATCGTATTATCCATAGATGCCATAAGAATGGATAACAGAAGACCTGCAAGAATAATGCCCATTTTATTTTGTTTTGCCATTTTCTCTCGTTCCCTCCATAATTCTTCAACTTCAATCTTGAACAGACTTCCACTCGGGCAATCAGAACCCTTCCGTCAAAATCCGCTTTAAAAACTTCCCTGTATACGAACCCGCTGCTTCGGCGACTTGCTCCGGCGTGCCTTCGGCTACAAGTTTGCCGCCCGCAGAGCCTCCTTCCGGACCGATATCAATGACCCAATCCGACTCCCGGATCAATTCCAGGCTATGTTCAACAACGACTACAGTATTTCCCGTATCGACAAGTTTATTAAGCAAGGTATGAAGCTGCTTAATATCCGATGGATGAAGGCCTGTCGTTGGTTCGTCGAGCAGATAGAGCGTATGGTTTTTGGACGGTTTGCTTAGTTCTTTGGCTAGTCTGATCCGCTGGCCCTCGCCGCCGGACAAGGTTTTGACCGATTGCCCCCATTTCAGGTAACCAAGTCCGACCTCGCACAACATCTCAATTAATCCGACAATCTTAGGCTCAGTCCTCAGGATTGGCAAGCTTTCCTGCACCGACAAGTTCAATAGATCCGAGATTGACAATCCTTCATATTTAACCTGCAGGACTTCATCCGTAAATCTTCTGCCTTTGCAATCGTAACACTTTACTTCCAGATCGGGAAGGAAATTCATATCTACGGAGAGTACGCCTAGCCCTTGGCAAGTCTCGCAACGCCCTCCTGGCGTATTAAATGAGAAATGCTTTGACGTCAGCTTTCGTTTCTTGGCTTCAGGCAATCCAGCAAATAATTGGCGAAGCTGCGTAAACATATCGGTATAGGTCGCCACATTAGAACGCTGCATTCTCCCCATCGGCGATTGATCAAAGATAACTATATTTCCCACTTGCTCCAAGCCTGCAATTTCCTTACATCCCGATTGTTCGGCGCCTACGGAACTTCCATTGGCCAAAATATCAAAGACCAGCGTGGATTTACCCGAACCGGATACGCCAGTTACCGATACTAGACAGCCAAGCGGAAATGAAACGACGGGAATAGCGAGATTGCGTACGTTAGCCTCCCGGATCGTAATTCGCTGCCCGCTCCCTTTCCTTCGGATGCGCGCTAGAGCTGGCAGTCTTTCTGCTCTTAGATAGGCTCCCGTGACCGATAGCTCGCTCGACATCAAATCCTCTAAGCTTCCTTCGCCTACAACGTTCCCCCCTTGTAAACCAGCTCCTGGACCAATATCAATAATGTGATCTGCCGCACGCATCATCTCCACATCATGTTCGATGACAAGGACGGTATTGCCAAGATCACGCAGCTGTTGGAGTACGCGAATTAAGCCAATGGTATCCCGCGCATGGAGGCCTGTCGTTGGTTCATCCAGAATATACAGCACGCCGGTTAAACCAGAACCAAGGAGCGAAGCCAGCCGTAGACGCTGTGCCTCTCCTCCGGACAGTGTCACTGTCTGCCGATTCATCGACAGATAGCTGAGTCCGACATCCATAATCCGCTTCAGCCGCGAGGGCATGTCATGAAGAATTGGCTCCAAGAGATGAAGTCCTTCAGGGGGCATCGCCTCCTGCAACCCTTTCGTCCATTCGTAGACATCGCCAAGCGACCACTGGGATACCTCTGTGATAGTGGAATCCGCAACCCGAACCAGCCGTACGTCTTTTTTGAGGCGAGCGCCAAGGCATTCGGGGCACAGCTGCTCATGGAAGAAGCCGCCTTCTTTCTCCTTGCCTCCGGCATCCC
Above is a genomic segment from Paenibacillus sp. HWE-109 containing:
- a CDS encoding helix-turn-helix domain-containing protein — protein: MYFYDKLRDMRKLKGFTIRELADRSGVSAAYISQLENGNRGIPSPEVLMKLSEGLNTSYSELMDIAGYLESSPSEANFQSNPVNLRRFLRENELMFDGFLLTPEDKEWVERMLTVLFWKERQAEKNDAQ
- a CDS encoding PadR family transcriptional regulator, translating into MKISKELMKGSTVILILTLLNRKDMYGYEMTKEMEANSDGVFTLKEGTLYPILHTLESDKWVEAYWEEKDGRKRKYYRITSNGKAELGLKKQEWQLFRRTVDRVLGEGGSV
- a CDS encoding FtsW/RodA/SpoVE family cell cycle protein, which encodes MKLYRQHEDIREFMKQVISHIQSKEVHHEVRMELESHLEDIITEKMERGVELTAAIQEAISQMGAPDIIGAQFHQVHRPRTDWKLLALIAAFMMFGLVAIFAAQASNGFSAIGIKQVVYVCVGGLLMLAISFGNYTKLAKYSWTLYFVTLFMLIFAIVVGTKINGSSGYLSFGRVGINFISLTPYLFLLSLAGIWTSSPARVNTNSRISPLAWSAWSNLGTVLLPSILILKSHSVTDFVLLFSGSMMMLIVLKKTRKIIITHLSLLLGAILFILLKETYLSRWTAFLNPYEDPQGLNYVLTQSKKTITSGGWWGQGFGTPLATLPEIHSNMMFPFLIYCFGWIAGLLMLMMVILFVFHALQLSSKIQDAYGKAMLSGILTLFVIQFIWPMLMALGWAPLTSFTLPFVSYGGTLVIFQFAAIGLILNVYRRKDMIPSYAKIK
- a CDS encoding MDR family MFS transporter; this translates as MAKQNKMGIILAGLLLSILMASMDNTIVATAIGTIVGDLGGFDKLMWVTSAYLVAEMAGMPIFGKLSDMYGRKRFFVFGILVFMIGSALCGTAESIVQLSIYRAIQGIGGGALMPIAFTIMFDVVPADKRGKMGGLFGAVFGLSSIFGPLLGAYITDYIHWSWIFYINLPLGVIAFVMIAFFYKESVQHSKQKIDYLGAFTLVASIVCLMFALELGGKQYAWDSSTILGLFAAFAVLVIAFIFIERRAEEPIITFGMFKNRLYATSNLMGMFAGAAFITASIYIPIFIQGVLGGSATNSGLVLLPMMLGSVVTAAGGGSMLTKFKYRSIMIPTLALLVIGIALLTTLTTGSSRFIVTIFMIMVGLGIGASFSVLSNAAIHGFTARQRGSASSTLNFMRSLGMALGITVFGIIQSHVFSSKLASMFGSGGQMPVGVDLGDPRKILTPETRGLIPTEVLDKITEALSSSIVQTFAWAIIPSVIALIAAFAMSKEKFDPASEMEEYAASH
- the uvrA gene encoding excinuclease ABC subunit UvrA — encoded protein: MRDTIHIIGARENNLKNISLSIPKYKLVVLTGPSGSGKSTLAMDTLQRECQRQYLDSMGMTSDTIGKPKVDAIEGLSPSISVGQHVTNRNPRSTVGTVTDIYTFVRFIFSRLGERICPFCSGSIPPSFEPLGAMAEEDEAMDHLTTNCPHCEAELEKLGMSHFSFNKPEGACEACSGLGHVASINEAAVFQSELSLSAGGVASLNGVHRDIQTRILVAAGKHYGFVFDPDQPLKEYGEVQRDLLYYGAESEAFKRHYPHVKAAQGTKFEGVIPSLWRRYKEKEGDAGGKEKEGGFFHEQLCPECLGARLKKDVRLVRVADSTITEVSQWSLGDVYEWTKGLQEAMPPEGLHLLEPILHDMPSRLKRIMDVGLSYLSMNRQTVTLSGGEAQRLRLASLLGSGLTGVLYILDEPTTGLHARDTIGLIRVLQQLRDLGNTVLVIEHDVEMMRAADHIIDIGPGAGLQGGNVVGEGSLEDLMSSELSVTGAYLRAERLPALARIRRKGSGQRITIREANVRNLAIPVVSFPLGCLVSVTGVSGSGKSTLVFDILANGSSVGAEQSGCKEIAGLEQVGNIVIFDQSPMGRMQRSNVATYTDMFTQLRQLFAGLPEAKKRKLTSKHFSFNTPGGRCETCQGLGVLSVDMNFLPDLEVKCYDCKGRRFTDEVLQVKYEGLSISDLLNLSVQESLPILRTEPKIVGLIEMLCEVGLGYLKWGQSVKTLSGGEGQRIRLAKELSKPSKNHTLYLLDEPTTGLHPSDIKQLHTLLNKLVDTGNTVVVVEHSLELIRESDWVIDIGPEGGSAGGKLVAEGTPEQVAEAAGSYTGKFLKRILTEGF